The Gopherus flavomarginatus isolate rGopFla2 chromosome 20, rGopFla2.mat.asm, whole genome shotgun sequence region TACCTGGAACCCATTAGGTTTCAGAACCAGCAGGAATCTAGGAAGAAAAGAGATGCCAAATGTTCAACTTTCCCTAAGTCTGGGTACTTTCAGATGATCTCTTCTTTTGTGTTCTTAACTTCTGACCCACGTCTTCCATTAGACTTGGGGGCACTGATGCCAAGATCATCAGCCAAAGCTGCTTTGACCAGAGTGAGAAGAGACGTCCTGAAGACCTGCCAGAACTTCTCCCCCACAAAAAGGTAAAggatgggagagaaggaggcATTGAAGCAGGAAGTGAAGGTGTAAATGACCAAAAGGGTACCCGTCACTGACTCTGGCATCTCCTTCTTGTAGAGCTTCAAGCCGTGGTAGAGATGGTAGGgcagccagcccaggaagaagGAAACCATCGCGGCCACCATGACTTTGAAGGGCTTCCCAGCCCACACCAGCTTCTTTGCCTTCATCTTCAGCCCCACACGGATATAGCATCCTGTGATGATGCAGAACGGCAGCAGGAAGCCCAGCAGGAACCGGACCACAAACATGGCCAGGTGGACCCATCTGCCCAGGTCTTGCGTCTTGGCTCCATTCCAGTCTCCAGAGATGTTGTAATTATTGATGCAGGCAATCTTACCCCCGTCCACCTCATGGGTCTCCCGGAAAGCCAGGTAGGGAGCGCTGAGACCGAAGGAGGCCAGCCACACACCCACAaccagcttctgagccctgggcaCGATGCGGTGATTCCGAGACCagatgggatggtgagtgaggaTGTAGCGGTCCAGACTGATGTGTGTGAGAAGGAAAACAGAGGAGAACATGCCCATGGAACCGAAGGCATTGAGAAGCTTGCACATGGCCATGCCGAAGACCCAGTGGAAATCCAGGAGGACATAGTCAGCGAAGAAGGGGATCAGCAGGGTGAAGGGCAGGTAGCAGAAGATCAGGTGGAGGAACCAGAGTGTGGTCACTGTCCTCTTCATCTTCAGTCCCAACACCCACAGATACAGCCCATTCCCCAACACACCCACCAGGAAGGTGATAAAAAGCAACACAGCAGAGGTCAGGTGAGGGATCTTCATGGTCTCTGTGGTCTTGCTGGAATTTGCCACTGTGGTTGGTGTGAGTGTCATGATATCTTGTTCCATGGTACCCTGAGAAGAGACATTAAAGGGATGGTAGTAGCGGCGAAAAGGGACAGTGGAAGAGAAGAAGGGAGAAATACCAGAGTGGGTTAGGGAGGTAACGTTAGAAAGGACATTGAGGGCACCCTCTCATCCTCCAGAATATCCAGGCTGGATATTGTCAGAAACTAGGCTATAGctggtggaactcactgctacaggATAAAGCTGTGAGCAGTAGGGGAGGACAAGAGGGATAGCAGACGTGGGAGGTGTGGGGAAGGAGACACTTTAGTAGATCAAATATACAGCTGTGCAGAGAATACCACGCAGCTGTGATCTCGAcgtctggctggctcaggggaacagggaatgggccatggggcctttcccctgtagggTGGCCAGCTCTAATCtggtcccagagccagggatcagACTTACTCAGTTAGGTGAGGATCAGTGCTTTTGACTCCTAGCATgcaggagctggtgctggtggaactcattgctacaagGAAGACAAAaccacccctccctcaccccatctcTTGTGCTTATCTGCCAGTCACAGGAATTGCTGCTACACCCTGACATGTGAGAGCATGCAGGGTCCTTCTCATCCTCATTGTAACATAGGAAGCCACAATCCTCCGAGCAGCTTCtctgccccactttcccccccgTGCTGCCAGCTCTGCACCAGGGACCTTTAGTATTTTGCCTCTCTCCAGGATTTCCCCCCTCACGGCCTTGTTAGCTCTGTAGAAAGGCCTAATGGTTAGAGAATGGTGGAGGGGTGGGAGGCAAGGTTCCTGGgcactgggagggacatgggatcCTGTTTCTTAGACTCTTCAAATGGGGAACACCTCATCTGATTAACATGAAACAAGAGCGAAAATTCACCCACATTACAGATCTCATCAGCTACCTCTGTCTACTGAGTCCCCAGTGTTAACCCTAGTGCTACCCAGTGGCAGGGAGTCTCACAGGCCAACCCCACTGATACCCAGTGGCAGGGAGTCTCACAGGCCAACCCTACAGATACCCAGTGGCAGGGAGTCCAACTAGTTTGCCTTTTCAATAGCAAATTGCTGTGGTTTCTAGATGGCCTTAACAGGGAAATTCCCCTTCAAATCCAACAAGGTCAGGCTCACCTGGGCAGCAAGTGGTGGAAACATACCCAGTGCAGAGACTCGGATGATGTGTGTTTGTCTGTCCCCGCCTCGGTACTGTCCTGTGTGTTGAGTTCACTCCCTTAACTCTGTGTCTGCTACATTCTCCACCCCCGCTTGCTCTCTAAATAGAATAGCTGCAAACCATATATGGAAATGAGCATTCGGACACTGTCTTAACAGAGCCACCACCTAAGAAACAGATATTCCTTTAAAACTAGCCCCCACTCCGCTGCCAGATCCAGGGCTTGAATCTAGTGGGAGGTGGAGTCATGGCCACTAGCCCCACCTTGCTAGCACTGtataaagagagaggaaaaagacaGTACATGCACATGACAGCTTAATGTCTAAGGAGTCTGGGTAGATAGAGACCTGCACCAGGTCTCAGGAGGCCTTGGTACTGGCAGACTGAGTGCTCTGGGCCAAGTCACTTCTgcagtctgtgcctcagtttccccatttgtaaaatccaGGAGACGGCTACTGACCTCCTTGgcaaagttctttgagatctactgagataactggctctgcgggtatggagaaagtggtggacatgatatatcttgactttaggaaAGCTTTTGGTACTGTCTcccgcagtattcttgccagcaagttaaagaagtatgggctggatgaatgaactataaggtggatagaaaactcactaggatggaagaatccaatCCACTGCTGCAGGCTGGAGACCAACTGgataagtggcagttctgcagaaaaggacctgagatTACAGcgatatgagtcagcagcgtgcccttgttgggaagaagactaacggcatattaggctgtattagtaggagcattgccagcagatcgagagaagtgcttattcccttctatttgccACTGGTGAATATTGCGTACAGTttcctacagaaaggatgtgagagagtccagtggagggcaacaaaaatgattagggtgcttGGGCACAcaacttacgaggagaggctgagggaactgggactgtttagtctgcagaagagaagagtgaggggggatttgatagcagctgtCAACTATGTGAAGTggggggttccaaggaggatggagctcggctgttctcagtggtggcagaagacagaacaaggagcaatggtctcaagttgcagtgggggaggtctaggttggatattaggaaacactatttccctaggagggtggtgaagcactggaatgggttacctagggagggggtggaatctccttccttagaggtttttaaggtcaggcttgacaaagccctggctgggatagtTTAGTTggtgtttgtcctgctttgagaaggggactgaactagataaattcctgaggtcttttccaaccctattattctatgattctatgaaaccaaGAATCCGTATATTTTGTTAAAATGACAGATTCATACATTCCAAGGCTCAACCATGAGATAAGGGCTGGATGGAGGAATCCCTGgttctctggcctgggctatgcaggaggtcagatgggaTGATCGGaacaagaatagaacccaggagtctggactccCAGCTTCACTCCCATCTCCCATCAAATCCATGACCCAAGCAGGAAGGGCCCGGGATCGTGATTGAAATGTGGCAAAtctagaacaaatcatgtcaaacaaatctgataactttctttgataggataaagagtcttgtggataagggagaagcggtggatgtggcaTATCTAAactttagtaaggtatttgatacagtctcacatgatattcttattgataaactaggcaaatacaatttagatgggattactataagatgggtgcataactggctggataactgtactcagggagtagttattaatggttcccaatcctgctagaaaggtataacgagtggggtttcgcaggggtctgttttgggaccggctctgttcaatattttcaccaatgacttagatattggcatagaaagtatgcttattaagtttgcagatgataacaaactgggaaggattgcaactgctttggaggatagggtcataattcaaaatgatctggacaaattggagaaatggtctgaggtaaacaggatgaagtttaacaaagacaaatgcaaagtgctccacttaggaagggaacaatcagtttcacacatacaggatgagaagagactgtctaggaaagagtatggcagaaagggatctaggggttacagtggtcgacaagctaaatatgagtcaatagtgtgatgctggtgcaaaaaaaagcaaacgtgattctgggatgcattaacaggtgtgttgtgagcaagacacgagaagtcattcttccgctctactctgcgctggttaggcctcaactggagtattgtgtccagttctgggcaccacatttcaagaaagatgaggagaaattgcagagggtccagagaagagcaacaagaatgattaaaggtctagcgaacatgacctatgaaggaaggctgaaagaattgggtttgtttagtttggaaaagagaagactgagaggggacatgatagcagttttcaggtatctaaaagggtgtcatcaggaggagggagaaaacttgttcaccttagcctctaatgatagaacaagaagcaatgagcttaaactgcagcaaaggaggttaaGGTTGGaccttaggaaaaagttcctaactgtcagggtggttaaacactggaataaattgcctagggaagttgtggaatctccatctctggagatatttaagagtaggttagataaatgtctatccggggtggtctagacagtatctggTCCTGGCATGAGggcttgaggttccttccagtcctagaatctatgaatctatgaaatctgACACCAGTCAAATCCAATATCGagactgtcaacctctggaacacCTTGCCACTGGATGCTGCCATGGACAATTGCTCAGCCAAAGGAAAGGATGTTGGGTCAGATGACAGGGAAGGCCTGGAATTAAATCGGTGGCCTAGGGGACTCAGGGCCACAGGAAACTCACTGCCAATCACAGCACAGAAGAAATCAAGAGATGGTCCTATGAGTAAGGCTGCGTGGCTGTCACAGAGGTCagggaagtcacagattccatgactttccatgatCTCCATCATTTCTGCAGCTGCCAGTGGTGGctcaggggccagcagcagcagtttgggtgggggctcagggctggggcaggcggttggggtgcagggcggtGCTTACCTAGGGGGTGGGCTCCTCACCTCCCCCAGCATGTCCCTGTAACTCCTAGGAAGAGGGGTCAGGGGGCTCATTGTGGCACCTGCAGGAGCCggtcctgcagctctcattggctgcagttcacaAGGCAGGCAAGACCACCCCCAaggcaggaatagaaaccagACATCCTGAGACTCAGCCCTTAAGCAGGCCCGAGGCTGCCAGGTGGAAAGCCCCGTCCAGACACAGAAGCTCGGCACTTTCTCCTGCTGGGTTCGGCGTGTGCATTGTGAAACCACTTCAGCTTTTGAGGTTTTCTGCATCAGCCAGACAGCAGTTCCCCTTCCCGttgcctgcccccagcctgccgaGCCTCACGTGTCCCGGTGACGCTCAGGTCTGTGCCGGGGATCTGGCTGGCCAGATGTCAAACACATTTATCCCCAGCGAGAAGGGAACGCAGTGGAGAGGGCTCTGACTTGAGGGCAAAGTTGCTCTGAATTCTCAGCCTCCTGATTCTGCTAATTCATAAATCCGTCTGTCTGGAACCCAGACGGGCCCCTGGTTCATTCTAGTCTCGTCTCCGGCACAGCCCAGGCAAGGGGCACTCAATTAGTCCCCCCGTACTGAGCCCAATCCCTTGTGTTTGCCAAGAGCATCTCCTGGAAATGCcaccaggtgtctggctggctgttcttaaaaccctccagcGGTGGGGATCCCAAAACCACCCCTGGAAGCCAATTCCAGAGCTTCTCCCACttgagagttagaaagtttttcctaacatctgacCTAAAATGTACAAACTTTTAAATTTTGGGGGTAAAAGTGTTGAGTTTGCAGTTTAAAAAgaatctggatttttttaaaatggaaaaatcagtGTTTTTTCCCTGAAAACCAGTTGGGAAAAATCAAAGATTGTGCTAAAAGTTGTTTTCTGAAAACTCAAGATTTTTAAGAAGCCTCTGAATGgttttcatcaaaactgaaagtTTTGAATCAAACCTCAAATGCAGTTATTGAAATCTGATTGAGTTTTTTTCCCTCACTGAAAATCCGTTTTCAAAACTCAAGCATTTGGGCTTAAAACAGTTTataaaaactgaacatttaacTCAAGCCTCACTTTTTTTCTTACCAAACCTGCCATTTTTTTATCCATCCCCCAAAATATTTATTCAAACTGCCAATTTTTTTTACTCCAGTCAGTTTCCAAAACCTGAAACAAATCCAGTTTCCACTTCTTTCattaacaacaaaaaattgcattaAATTTTTGAAAAGGAACCAGACCTGGTTTGAAATTCCTGGCGATAAATCGCTGACATATCCATCTGGTTCCATCCATTTCCCTATTACTCCAGAGTCCTTGCtctcacttaggaaggaaaggGTCATACAAGGGTGCTGATGAAGATATTGCAAAAATCCTGGGCACAGAATGCTCAGATCAAGAGGTGATCCGTAGCTCTGCcttgtagcagtgagttccactggCCATATCCCAGCTGATCTGAGAATACCCAGCCTGGATAGTCTGGAGGAAGAGAGGGTGCCCAGAGAGGTCCTCTCCAATGATGCATTCCTGACCCTCTGGTATTTCTCCCTTCCTTGTCTTCCATTCTCTGTTTTCCCCTCCTCTGGGGTCATTTTTAACCCCTCTTTTGTCTCTTCCCAGGGCACCATGGACCAAGACAACATGATCATCCAAACACCACTGGGGAAAATTCCAGCCAGACCCTAGCTGCTGTGAGCGTCACTCACCTGGCCACAGCCGTGTTGCTCTTCCCCACTTTCCTGGTGTACATGGTGGGGAACGGGCTGTATCTCTGTGTGTTGGGGCTGAAGATGAAGCAGACGGTGACCATGCTACGGTTCCTCTACCTGGTCTCCTGCTACCTCATCTTCACCCTGCTGATCCCCTTCTTCATCGTCTACATTCTCCTGGGTTTCCACTGGGTCTTCAGCATGGCCATGTGCAATCTCCTCTGTGCATGCCTCTCTCTGAACATGTTCATCTCCATCTTACTTCTCGCACTCATCAGCCTGGACTTTGACACCCTTATTCACATTCCCATCTGATTTCGGAATCACCACTCCCTGCCCTGGAGTGGAAAGCTGGCCGTGGGTGCTTGGCTGGCCTCCTTGGCTCTCAGTGAACCCTACCTGGCTTTCCATGAGATCCGCATGGTGGAAGGGGGCAGGATCACCTGCATCAATAATTACAACATCTCTGGAGGCTGGAACGGAGCCAAGACACAGGACCTGGGCAGGCAGTCCACCTGGCTGTCTTCATGGTCTGGTTACTGCTGTCTTCCTGCTGCCTTTCTGCACCATCAAGGGATGCCATGGCCGCGTGGGGCTGAAGATGAAGGAGATGAAgatgcgctggttaggcctcaactggagtattgtgtccagttctgggcaccgcatttcaagaaagatgtggagaaactggagagggtccagagaagagcaacgagaatgattaaaggtcttgagaacatgacctatgaagaaaggctgaaggaattgggtttgtttagtttggaaaagagaagactgagaggggacatgatagcagttttcaggtatctaaaagggtgtcatcaggaggagggagaaaacttgttcaccttagcctccaatgatagaacaagaagcaatgggcttaaactgcagcaagggagatttaagttggacattaggaaaaagttcctaactgtcagggtagttaaacactggaataaattgcctagggaggttgtggaatctccatctctggagatatttaagagtaggttagataaatgtctattagggatggtctagacagcatttggtcctgccatgagggcaggggactggactcgatgacctctcgaggtcccttccagtcctagagtctatgagtctatgagaagaaaCGGGCATGCGCTGGGAAGCCTCTGAAAGTAATGGTGACCCTGGTGGTTTCCTTCTTCCTTGGCTGGCTCCCCTACCACCACTACCATGGCTTGAAGCTCAACAAGAAGGAGATGCCAGAGTCAATGACAGGCTCTCTTTTGGTCATTCATGCCTTCATGTCATGCATCaattcctccttctctcccatccTCTAGCTCTTCATGAGGGAGACATTCTGGCAAGTCTTCAGGATGTTTCTTCTCACTCTGGTCAAAGAGGCTTTTGTTGATCTTGGCAGCAGTGCCCTGAGTCTAacgcagtggtccccaacctttttggctggcaggtgccagccgaaggaccactgcagCGATGGTgcacccgccaaaatgctgccaaatttcggtggcatttctgaggcgacacctctcgatgacgccacttgccgttGACAAGCAAAGTCATTGGGGGCGTCCCTGCCAAAATTTGggagcgatgcctctcgatgatgtcacttgtcgatggcaagcAGCGTCAGTGAGAGGTGtccccgccaaaatgccactgaaattcagcggcaattcggcgggtactctcccaggggccaggacacaggcacgttggggaccactggtctaacgGAAAGCAGGGATCAGAAGTTGAGAACACAAAACAGGAGATGGCCTGAAGGTGCCCAAACTTAGGGAGAGTTGAAAACTTGGCATCCCCTTTGTTCCTAGAACCCATATGATTCTAAATCCTGATGGGTTCCAGGTATGTCAATGTTTATATACCGTGCAGTGTCTCTGGATTCTAGATTCCCTGCTCTCTCTAGAATCCCATGTGTTCTagatctctcttttttcccccaatctCAGTGGGTCATCAATAGAAACAGATCAGTAGTCAGCTCCAGAATCTTGTTTGTTTTAGATCACACAATGTGTTCTCACCTCATTGAATCACTAGATGGCTCTGGAATCTCATTTCTTGTAAGTCTCTCAATGTGTTCACATTCAGTCAATGGGTTCTAGATTCCCGACTAGATCTAGGACATCACAGGATTCTAGAGTCTTTTCAAACCACATAGAATCCAACAGGTTCCAGATACTTTGCTACACCTTTCATTGTGGTTCTAGATTTCCAGGTGGTTTTTAATCCCTTAGGTGTAGTATATCATAGAAGACTCTAAGTATTATAGGAGAGATATCTAGCTCTTCTCTAGTGCtagtcatcagtagatctcaaagaactttaggAAGGAGGTCAGTAGTAGTCTTCCagtttttacaaatgaggaaactgaggcacagaggagggaagtgatttggccaaggtcacccagtagaAACTTCAGTTCTTCCCGCAGCAGAACCGGGAACAAACTCGGGTCTCCTGCACCTCTCTCCAGGTCTCGATCCATTGCATCCCCTTAGATTGTGAGATCTCTAGGACACAgactctctctttcctctgtttgtacagcatctagcacagcgaggtcctgggccaggactggggctcccagAACTacttcaaataataaataataatcattccTGAGTGTTACTTGAACTACTTAGATTCCATAAAGTTTGTGTGACGACTCTGAAATATTTTACAATGACCGCATGACCCGGTCACTGAGATATTTAGTTTTCAAACCCCTTGTATGTTTCAAAAGTCAATAATATCCTATGAGTTCTATATATTTAGCTGGTTCTTGAACCTTTGGGTTCTAGGTCTGTCATGATTTTAAAACCCAGTAGGTGCTATGTGGTCCAGAACATCCTAGTTTCCAACCTCATATATGATGTCCTAGCTGACATAAGACGAGTTTGGGTTTTAAAAAACTTGTCAGATCTAGATCTCAAGAGGTTCAAGAGTACTCAAATATCTAGAACTGATGGGATATTATTGGGtttatatgtgtatatatctatatcaaTCAATATCTATCTATacaaagaaagagggagagagagtagTATGACGAGTTCCTGATATTTGGCTAGTTCTGAAACCTCTTGAGTTCTAGGTGTGACGGGGGGGCACATAGACTGTGGCACAGCCAGGGCGCAGTGTCACTGAAGGAGGACGCCGTGGTCCTGGGAGTGACGTAGGCCCAAGAACAGAGGTGATAGCAGGCAAGACACCACCAGAAGAGGGCACAGCGTTAATTCcctggacagccagcaggaggcaccacagtggGGAGTCATGCCCCTTCACAGTGTTCATCTGGGAAACACCCCCAAAATAGAAGCATAACAAATAATCACCAATTATTTTGGAATATTAAGCCCGTAAGGCAGTAGGGCATGGAGCAAACAGGCGAGaccctcagccagtgtaaatcagtgtagctctgttgacttcgCTTTGACTTCGCTTCATAGTTCTCAGGTTCTTCTGCCTCTGAGAGGGGAGTTTAACAGGGTGGGGGTCTAGGAGCAAGGAATCTTCGGttcaatccccagctctgggagagcagtGGTCTCTAGCAGTTAAAGCATAGTTAGTAACACCAAAACATTTGGTGAATTAGTATCaaatttgccaaattgtttcgCTCATTCACTAAAAAtctgacattttcaaatgaaatattttgattttctttttcaaaatggcTTTGTCTTGAAGTgtacttcaattttttttaaatgtgtataaTCTAAGCTcacaacaaaaaaaacattttgtgcaGACTGAAACAACCCCCCCTCCTTTTCATTTACtaaaaaaattactaaaaaaaaattcatttggggTCATCTCCAAATAAgatcccctgccactgcccccccaaTTTTTGGAAGAACTAGAGACATGAAGAATCAGTTATTGGCACAGGACTTACATGCCATCTGTGGTCCCAATTCAACCCCATTGTAGCTGAAGACACCTAGTCAAAGGTGATAATAGGGACCTGAACACAAACATCTCCCTTTCTAGATCAAAAGAGCAGTGGCTGTGTCTCTAGGCCCCCTTGTGTCAGCTCAGCGTGGCTGTTACTCACCCTCAGTTTCTGGTGGAAGCCGTACCTCGCAGAGGTATGAACTGCTATTAAACGCAGGTGTGA contains the following coding sequences:
- the LOC127038242 gene encoding probable G-protein coupled receptor 33, with product MFPPLAAQGTMEQDIMTLTPTTVANSSKTTETMKIPHLTSAVLLFITFLVGVLGNGLYLWVLGLKMKRTVTTLWFLHLIFCYLPFTLLIPFFADYVLLDFHWVFGMAMCKLLNAFGSMGMFSSVFLLTHISLDRYILTHHPIWSRNHRIVPRAQKLVVGVWLASFGLSAPYLAFRETHEVDGGKIACINNYNISGDWNGAKTQDLGRWVHLAMFVVRFLLGFLLPFCIITGCYIRVGLKMKAKKLVWAGKPFKVMVAAMVSFFLGWLPYHLYHGLKLYKKEMPESVTGTLLVIYTFTSCFNASFSPILYLFVGEKFWQVFRTSLLTLVKAALADDLGISAPKSNGRRGSEVKNTKEEII